CCAAGGCATAGGTTATTGATGAGTTTCATCTTCGTCGCCAATCCCGCTGCGCCTAAAAAGAAAATATTGTTACCAAATTTCTCCAACTGCGCTTTGTGCGCTTGAAAAACAGCCTCTTTCCCTGAGACAACCACCGTGACTTCCCCTTTACTCGCTGGCACCACACTACCAAAAATCGGGGATTCGAGATAATCGCCACCCTTTTCTTCTACCATTTGGTGGAAAGAGAGGACATCATTAAAATGATTTGTCGATAAATCAATAATCGTTTTACCACTCAAATCAGCACTCAAAAGTCCATCTGTTTGTGTCAGTACGTCTCTCACACCGTTTGAATCAAACAAGCACATAAAAACAGTGTCACAATTATCGACCAACTCTTTGGGAGTAAACATCATCTCAAAGCCCAAGGCATCAGCTTTGGCCTTTGTACGGTTCCATACTTTGATATCTTCTCCCATATCGGCCAATCTTCGGGCAATCGCGCTACCGAGATTTCCTAATCCTATAAATCCTACGGACATTCTCTCTCCTTTGGTTTTTTTCAATTATATTCTAATTTATATAAAATTTTTAACAAAAATTCAAAGTAGCATTTCTTTATCAGCGCAGCACACGACTTTTGAGATATTGCAACATTTCAATGAGTAAAAATACGATAAATCCGATGACCAAACCAATCACCAAATCATTAATAATCGCAGGAATATTCGGGATGAAAAAATGGTGTAACCAAGTGATATGATGAGTCAAAATCCCACCACCGACCAAAATCATCGCCACCGTCCCGACAAATCCTAACACACGAATCAATTTTGGCATGGCGCGAATTAAGGATTTCCCGATTGCTGATTGTTTTTTGCCAATCAACCAAAATCCAAAATTATCCATCCTCACAATCAAAGCCACAATTCCATAAACACCAAATGTAGCAAAAAGTGCGACAAAAACCGTCGAAATCATTTGCACCAAAAGCGTCGCGTTGGCCACAGAACTCAGTGCTATCACAATAATTTCAATCGAGAGAATAAAATCGGTAAAGATGGCCGATTTTATCTTTTGCTTCTCCAAATCTAGTATATTTTCAGTCGTAGATTGCAAGAGTGTTTTATCAGGTTTTTTATGATGCCGCGCCGCGATGGATTCCACCACTTTTTCGCTTCCCTCATATAATAAATAAAATCCCCCTGCCATCAAAAAATAGATAATGATACTCGGAGCAAGCCAGTTTAACAAAAAAGCTATCGGCAAGATAATGGCTTTGTTTTTGAGTGAGCCTTTGGTGATGGCCCACAAAATCGTCAATTCTCTAGATTGCTGAAATCCCGTAGCTTTTTCAGCATTGACCGCAAGATCATCTCCTAGTACAGCCGTTGTCTTCTGGGTTGCAATCTTTGCGGCCACACTCACATCATCGGCGAGTGTCGCAATATCATCTAAAAGTGCAAAAAATCCTGATGCCAATCTGTATCCTTTTTATTTCATTGTGGCATCATTCTATCATGATAGAATTTTAGAGTGCCGCAAATCGTGTTTTCGTTCTGTCTAAGTTGCCATTGACAAAGAGAGTGGGTGTGCCTTGAACCATCACGTTGTTCCCCATTTTCATATCCGATTGTATCACTTTTTTCAGCGATGCATCTTGAATTTGACTCGGTGTGATAGAGGTTTTTAAAATCGCATTGATCCCATCGAGAATTTTTTGTGCATTTTTCTCTTTGACGGTAAAATATTTCTTATAATCAGACTCATAAATCTTCAATTCGACATCTTTGATACCCTCACGCTTAGCCACTATCATCGCCTTACTCACAACATCTGAAGCCGGATGCAATGCAAGAAGCGGAAATTGATAATAAAAGAGTGCAATCTTTTTAGGTTCGGCTTGAGCTTTTTTGATAATACCCGGTAAGGCGCGTCTGCAAAATGGACACAGGGGATCAGAAAAGACCACGACTTTATTTTTGGCATCCATCGTACCTGCTATGAGATGATTGGCTTGATAATACGCCGAGGTGACTTTTAAAGAGAGTGAATCTTTATAATTATGACCCGTTTGTACGTTCATCAAATCCGGTGTGACCATCTCGCCATTTGAAAACAATATATCATGCGCATTCACGCTACCATGTCCGGTAACATCAACTTTAATATGTAAAATATAACCATACCACTGACCAAAAGGTATTTTCTCTTTTTTCTCGATTTTTACCTCATCCAGAAGCATATTTTTTTGCGCCAAAAACCGTTGATTTTCAAAATGAATCACCTTTTTATCGATAGTGCTAGAAGCCGACAAACTCCCTGCTATCAATAAAAATATCGTCGCTAATTTGATTTTATTCATGAAACGATCCTCTTTTGTCATATTTTAGAATATAATCATACTTTATTAATTTAAACGCAAAATAAATCATGATACTCACCCAAAATCAAAATCTTCAAATGGCTGAGAGCTCATGATACTCATGCAGGGCAAAATCATCGGTCATTCCGCTAATATAGTCGATAATCAAGCGCACTCTATAATAATATTCCAAGATTTCAAAAGATTCTCTATCATGACGCTCAAGCTTTTTGATTTCACTTTTATACGCAGCTATTTGTTTGGATGAGATACGTTTTATCAAGCGCATCGTCACAAAAGCATCGATAGACTCATCACGCAAAAGAGCGTCAAAATCTTCACAAGAGAGCAGTAAAAGGGGCTTATAAATATCAAAGAGTTTGTTGATAATAGCATAGCCTTTGAGTTCGAGAGTTTGGACCTCTTTATTTTTGTAAATATATTTACTGGAGATATTTTGCAAAATTTTAACCGCTTTGTAGTACTTGCTTTGTTGGTCATATTCAAGCAGTGCTGCATTAAATGAGCCCTCAAAAATTGCATCATGATGTGCCACATAAATATCGGCAACATGGTAGACTAAAGCGGTCACGACTTTGGCGCGTACGAGTGTAAAAAACATATTAAACTGATAGGGTTCTTCATTTTCTTTTGCCTGTTTGTAACGCGCTTCAATGACCTCTAAAAGATAATCTTCACCCTCTTTTTCACACTCTTTTTTAATCAAGTTATAAACCGTATCAAGATTCAAAATTCCCTTTTGCACCGCATCTTCCAAATCCGCTGTCAGATAGGAGATGTCATCAGCTGCTTCCATGATATAGGTGATAGGGAAACGATGCCCTGGTTGCACTTGCAATGTGTCTTGAATCACGCCAATACTCTCTTTTTCACTATAATAAAATCCCGGCTTTTTTTGCAAATAATCCAAAGCATGTGTCGTGCTTGGTCGTGGCTCAAAGGCACCTCG
This genomic window from Sulfurospirillum sp. 1612 contains:
- a CDS encoding NAD(P)-dependent oxidoreductase, yielding MSVGFIGLGNLGSAIARRLADMGEDIKVWNRTKAKADALGFEMMFTPKELVDNCDTVFMCLFDSNGVRDVLTQTDGLLSADLSGKTIIDLSTNHFNDVLSFHQMVEEKGGDYLESPIFGSVVPASKGEVTVVVSGKEAVFQAHKAQLEKFGNNIFFLGAAGLATKMKLINNLCLGSFMATIAESTALGEACGIEKKDILDILGVGGGKSLVLAAKTQKLIDEDFSAHFSNAAINKDLHCVQDLAYSMQRPLYTGSIVKELFSKMKQMGKGDEDLSSIYQLFK
- a CDS encoding DUF808 domain-containing protein, which produces MASGFFALLDDIATLADDVSVAAKIATQKTTAVLGDDLAVNAEKATGFQQSRELTILWAITKGSLKNKAIILPIAFLLNWLAPSIIIYFLMAGGFYLLYEGSEKVVESIAARHHKKPDKTLLQSTTENILDLEKQKIKSAIFTDFILSIEIIVIALSSVANATLLVQMISTVFVALFATFGVYGIVALIVRMDNFGFWLIGKKQSAIGKSLIRAMPKLIRVLGFVGTVAMILVGGGILTHHITWLHHFFIPNIPAIINDLVIGLVIGFIVFLLIEMLQYLKSRVLR
- a CDS encoding DsbA family protein, which produces MNKIKLATIFLLIAGSLSASSTIDKKVIHFENQRFLAQKNMLLDEVKIEKKEKIPFGQWYGYILHIKVDVTGHGSVNAHDILFSNGEMVTPDLMNVQTGHNYKDSLSLKVTSAYYQANHLIAGTMDAKNKVVVFSDPLCPFCRRALPGIIKKAQAEPKKIALFYYQFPLLALHPASDVVSKAMIVAKREGIKDVELKIYESDYKKYFTVKEKNAQKILDGINAILKTSITPSQIQDASLKKVIQSDMKMGNNVMVQGTPTLFVNGNLDRTKTRFAAL
- the dgt gene encoding dGTPase, which encodes MIDYNTKLTTDRALYPMNNLDASIESDRGRILSSGALRRLQKRTQVFALELNASIRSRLTHSLEVSQTARFIAKTIIAKLKQSKEQQCGLDQLHNAFVSTAEMTSLLHDIGNPPFGHFAEQTINQWMRDNALEKLQAFPASTPDTQELKAMLARDICNYDGNAQAIRLIIKLQRLNLSYTQILSVLKYTRGAFEPRPSTTHALDYLQKKPGFYYSEKESIGVIQDTLQVQPGHRFPITYIMEAADDISYLTADLEDAVQKGILNLDTVYNLIKKECEKEGEDYLLEVIEARYKQAKENEEPYQFNMFFTLVRAKVVTALVYHVADIYVAHHDAIFEGSFNAALLEYDQQSKYYKAVKILQNISSKYIYKNKEVQTLELKGYAIINKLFDIYKPLLLLSCEDFDALLRDESIDAFVTMRLIKRISSKQIAAYKSEIKKLERHDRESFEILEYYYRVRLIIDYISGMTDDFALHEYHELSAI